A stretch of the Dioscorea cayenensis subsp. rotundata cultivar TDr96_F1 chromosome 4, TDr96_F1_v2_PseudoChromosome.rev07_lg8_w22 25.fasta, whole genome shotgun sequence genome encodes the following:
- the LOC120258624 gene encoding non-specific lipid-transfer protein 2-like: protein MMKMKVLLLCFISTTLMMLLLSVSNAKAAGKPVMTCNPLELSSCADAILSGANPSATCCAKLKQQQPCFCEYVKKPNLKGYINSKNGRKVADTCKVPIPRCP, encoded by the coding sequence atgatgaagatgaaggtgtTACTCTTGTGCTTCATCTCAACTACTTTGATGATGCTCCTTCTGAGTGTCAGCAATGCAAAGGCAGCTGGGAAACCAGTGATGACATGCAATCCATTGGAACTGAGCTCATGTGCTGATGCTATACTTTCAGGTGCTAATCCTTCTGCTACTTGTTGTGCTAAGTTAAAGCAGCAGCAACCTTGTTTCTGTGAGTACGTTAAGAAGCCAAACTTGAAGGGCTATATTAACTCTAAGAATGGCAGGAAGGTGGCTGACACTTGTAAGGTTCCCATTCCACGTTGCCCTTGA
- the LOC120258006 gene encoding LEAF RUST 10 DISEASE-RESISTANCE LOCUS RECEPTOR-LIKE PROTEIN KINASE-like 1.2, with protein sequence MNPNALLLLLLALALSPISPSFSQTAYQRFSDCAPVPFSCGNLHLNISYPFLIEGRSSYCGLSTFFLTCYGTDPKLIISINYQGFQVLHVDYVNSVLTVVDLYLAEQSCSQPFRNTTMDFVHFEYTELDRNLTIYTNCSVLPKSLVPLYEIACAVGVFGRSYYRLENSPGIEAVGGCNATVLVPMNQTVAEMLVSGSDSMNFSKAVMAGFTVRWLPGIEWCGDCVSSGGRCGFNSSSPIEHTCFCANASTVDTCYSLPQGKDNSAKKVIIGVCAGIGGFLLASALCFLCYRRKGRRRHFSYSDSITVPPYSKSISRKMAEVEVGNGSPAYPTHFFYYQELLEATDFFNESKELGDGGFGTVYKGKLKDGRAVAIKRLYDNSNKRVEQYVNEVKILSGLRHQNLVSLYGCTSPQSRELLLVYELVPNGTVADHLHGPRTKEGNLSWPVRISIAIETADALAYLHAVDPPIIHRDVKTTNILLDKEFHVKVGDFGLSRLFPIDASHVSTAPQGTPGYVDPEYYHCYQLTDKSDVYSFGVVLVELISSKLPVDITRERNEINLASMAIHKIQNCELEQLVDPSLGFMSDVRVKTMITLVAELAFRCLQNDKDMRPSIKEVLEVLRGIENDNDHRFLPSSDPSSPDSLFGKCTSRSTTPNTSC encoded by the exons ATGAACCCTAACgctcttctcctccttctccttgccCTCGCCTTATCACCAATCTCTCCATCCTTCTCCCAAACAGCCTACCAGCGCTTCTCCGATTGCGCCCCTGTTCCCTTTTCCTGCGGCAATCTACATCTCAACATCTCCTATCCATTCCTCATCGAAGGGCGCTCTTCCTACTGTGGCCTTTCAACCTTCTTTCTCACTTGCTATGGTACTGATCCAAagcttatcatctccatcaATTACCAGGGTTTCCAAGTTCTTCATGTTGATTACGTGAATAGCGTACTTACCGTCGTCGACCTCTACCTCGCCGAGCAGTCATGCTCCCAGCCATTCAGAAACACCACCATGGATTTCGTCCACTTTGAATACACTGAGCTCGATCGCAACCTCACCATCTATACCAATTGCAGCGTTTTGCCCAAGTCTTTGGTGCCATTGTATGAGATCGCCTGCGCTGTTGGTGTCTTTGGACGCTCGTATTATAGACTTGAGAACAGTCCTGGGATTGAGGCGGTTGGAGGGTGTAACGCCACCGTGCTCGTCCCCATGAATCAGACGGTGGCTGAGATGCTGGTGAGCGGTTCCGACAGCATGAACTTCTCTAAGGCGGTGATGGCTGGGTTCACGGTGAGGTGGTTGCCAGGGATTGAGTGGTGTGGGGATTGTGTCAGCTCCGGTGGGCGCTGTGGGTTTAATTCTAGCTCCCCTATAGAACACACCTGCTTCTGCGCCAATGCCTCCACCGTTGATACTTGTTACTCACTTCCTCAAG GGAAGGACAACTCTGCGAAGAAGGTTATAATAG GTGTTTGTGCTGGAATTGGCGGTTTTCTCTTAGCGTCTGCTCTCTGCTTTCTCTGCTATCGACGTAAGGGGAGACGCCGACACTTCTCATATTCAGATTCTATCACAGTACCCCCCTATTCCAAGTCAATCTCCAGAAAAAtggctgaagtggaagttggcAATGGCAGCCCTGCATATCCAACTCACTTCTTCTACTACCAAGAGCTCTTAGAGGCTACTGATTTCTTCAATGAATCCAAAGAACTGGGAGACGGTGGTTTCGGCACTGTCTATAAAG GCAAGCTCAAAGATGGACGAGCAGTTGCTATCAAGAGACTATATGACAACAGCAACAAAAGAGTGGAACAATATGTCAATGAAGTGAAGATCCTCTCAGGTCTGCGGCACCAGAATCTTGTAAGTCTCTACGGCTGCACGTCACCACAGAGCCGAGAACTCCTTCTCGTCTATGAATTAGTACCCAACGGCACGGTGGCTGACCACCTACACGGCCCCCGGACAAAAGAAGGAAACCTCTCATGGCCTGTGCGGATAAGCATTGCCATTGAAACAGCCGATGCGCTCGCCTACCTCCATGCCGTTGACCCGCCAATCATCCACCGTGATGTTAAGACCACCAACATTCTCCTTGACAAAGAATTTCACGTAAAAGTTGGCGATTTTGGCTTGTCCAGGCTCTTCCCCATTGATGCCAGTCACGTCTCTACTGCACCACAGGGAACTCCAGGATACGTAGACCCTGAGTACTACCATTGTTACCAGCTCACTGACAAAAGTGATGTTTATAGCTTTGGTGTTGTGCTCGTTGAGCTTATATCATCCAAGCTACCAGTTGACATCACTAGGGAGAGGAATGAGATAAACTTAGCCAGCATGGCCATTCACAAGATCCAAAACTGTGAGTTGGAGCAACTTGTTGATCCCAGTCTTGGTTTCATGTCTGATGTGAGGGTGAAAACTATGATCACTTTGGTGGCTGAGCTTGCGTTCAGATGCTTGCAAAATGACAAGGATATGAGGCCTTCTATTAAGGAAGTCCTGGAGGTACTTAGAGGGATTGAGAATGACAATGATCACCGGTTTCTTCCATCTTCTGATCCTTCCTCACCTGATTCATTGTTTGGTAAATGCACAAGCAGGTCCACAACTCCTAACACTAGCTGTTAG
- the LOC120259116 gene encoding uncharacterized protein LOC120259116, with protein MATLQLFKLFGMQCTTVSQSPSRSPVGKRAAAASGSPSVQLRRRVTLKKLLSRSPSRRFVPRGKPSGGKPADPEERKGLLSHTLRDLLVSSPPSEDEGGDGGRGGGGFRFESGSGGRRGAGVSRFRSVSLRQRLMRRAWRPVLVAIPE; from the coding sequence ATGGCGACGTTGCAGCTATTCAAGCTGTTCGGCATGCAATGCACGACGGTGTCCCAGAGCCCCTCTCGAAGCCCTGTCGGGAAGCGAGCTGCGGCGGCAAGCGGAAGCCCTTCCGTACAGCTCCGCCGCCGAGTGACGCTTAAGAAGCTTCTAAGCCGGTCTCCTAGTCGACGATTCGTTCCTCGGGGGAAGCCTTCCGGTGGGAAGCCGGCTGATCCGGAGGAGAGGAAGGGGCTTCTCAGCCACACACTGCGGGATCTGCTCGTCTCGTCGCCGCCGAGTGAGGATGAGGGCGGTGATGGTGGACGGGGGGGAGGAGGGTTTCGTTTTGAGTCTGGTTCGGGAGGGCGGCGCGGCGCCGGCGTTTCAAGGTTTCGGTCGGTGAGTCTCCGGCAGCGACTGATGCGCCGAGCTTGGCGTCCCGTTCTCGTCGCAATTCCTGAGTGA
- the LOC120258336 gene encoding glycosyltransferase BC10-like, translating to MLFLNPASKHFKVHPQRLEMKVMMMREAREYCKPCIVSLLLLFISLSGVILGSHLIRHLTRLPSLDMKLSSSPSCNCSSGSSVSDDLWHTMEDEELLQRASMVVHDKDSDCQRPEKVAFLFLTRGRLPLGPLWEMFFIGQEKKLFYSIYVHPSPEFTEEPPKNSVFFRRRIPSKAVEWGRTSMVDAERRLLANALLDLSNQHFILLSETCIPLFNFSIVYQYITKSSLSFLSSYDDPKKTGRGRYNKLMMPVVTLQQWRKGSQWFHLQRKLAIEVVSDHRYYLVFKQHCRPPCYMDEHYLPTLVTMFFPECNSNRSITFVDWSRGGSHPVTFKHRDVSEKLLQSIRHGSNCIYNGHRTTLCFLFARKFDHSTLGPLVKIAPTILGLDL from the exons ATGCTGTTCTTAAATCCAGCTTCCAAGCATTTCAAAGTGCATCCACAGAGATTAGAGATGAAGGTTATGATGATGAGAGAAGCAAGGGAATACTGCAAACCATGCATAGTGTCTCTCTTGCTCTTGTTCATCTCCCTCTCCGGCGTCATCCTTGGTTCTCACCTTATCCGACACTTAACCAGGCTTCCGTCACTGGATATGAAGCTCTCATCATCACCTTCCTGTAACTGCAGTAGTGGTAGTAGTGTTTCTGATGATCTATGGCATACAATGGAGGATGAGGAGCTCTTGCAGAGAGCTTCAATGGTGGTGCATGACAAAGACTCTGATTGCCAGAGACCAGAGAAGGTGGCCTTCTTGTTCTTAACCAGAGGGAGGCTTCCTTTGGGTCCTCTTTGGGAGATGTTCTTTATAGGACAAGAGAAGAAGTTGTTCTACTCCATTTATGTCCACCCATCGCCGGAGTTCACTGAGGAACCACCAAAGAATTCTGTCTTCTTCCGGCGAAGAATACCAAGCAAG GCAGTTGAATGGGGCAGGACATCAATGGTTGATGCTGAGAGAAGACTTTTAGCCAATGCACTGCTTGACTTATCAAACCAGCACTTCATCCTACTCTCAGAGACCTGCATTCCTCTCTTCAACTTCAGCATTGTTTACCAATACATCACCAAGTCCAGCCTCAGCTTCCTCAGCTCCTACGATGACCCGAAAAAGACCGGCCGAGGCCGATACAACAAGCTAATGATGCCCGTAGTGACACTCCAGCAATGGCGCAAGGGATCACAGTGGTTTCATCTCCAGAGAAAACTAGCCATTGAAGTGGTATCAGATCACAGGTACTACTTAGTGTTCAAACAACACTGCAGGCCTCCTTGTTACATGGACGAACACTATCTCCCAACTTTAGTGACCATGTTCTTCCCTGAATGCAACTCTAATAGAAGCATCACCTTTGTGGATTGGTCCAGAGGAGGATCACATCCAGTTACATTCAAGCACAGGGATGTTTCAGAGAAACTTCTGCAGAGCATCAGGCATGGGAGTAACTGCATTTACAATGGACACAGGACAACACTCTGTTTTCTCTTCGCTAGAAAGTTTGATCATAGTACTTTGGGTCCACTTGTTAAGATTGCACCAACTATTCTTGGTCTAGATCTCTAA
- the LOC120259080 gene encoding uncharacterized protein At5g39570-like translates to MSFWNRSRDDEAVDDFDDYDPTPYGGGYDLALTFGRPLPPSEELCYPISSSEAIDYERPHFSSGSTPSVYEAKYDHGDRYGRSSQAKPQPAYGFQPVQGGGGSVGYGGGGRPGYGGQSEYGSGYGSEQGSGYGGRPGGEEGYGSGYGGRAGGQVEEGYGSGYGGRQSRQEDEGYGSGYGRKPSHQEEGYGSGYGGRPSRQDDQGYGSGYGGRSQREEQENPSYGTGYGRDEPQRYGHESQYKSGVGEYGYGGSEYQRSEEQGYGGGGYKKSGEEYGSGGRSSYGGSEYERSGEQGYGEGGYRKTSEGYGYGERPSYGGGDEGEGYGRPKRGDGSDDEDGRKKHGHHKHGHHHRNYDEE, encoded by the exons atgtcgTTCTGGAACCGTAGCCGCGACGATGAGGCCGTCGATGACTTCGATGACTACGATCCGACGCCCTACGGCGGAGGATACGACCTTGCCCTCACCTTTGGCCGGCCGTTGCCACCATCGGAGGAGCTCTGCTATCCCATCTCCTCCTCCGAAGCCATTGACTACGAGAGGCCTCACTTCTCATCAGGTTCCACTCCTTCCGTCTACGAGGCTAAGTATGACCATGGAGATCGCTATGGTCGGTCCTCCCAGGCCAAGCCCCAGCCGGCTTACGGCTTCCAACCTGTGCAAGGGGGAGGAGGTAGCGTTGGTTATGGAGGTGGCGGGCGTCCGGGGTATGGGGGGCAGAGTGAGTATGGATCTGGGTATGGATCTGAGCAAGGGTCTGGATATGGTGGGAGGCCAGGCGGGGAAGAGGGGTATGGATCTGGGTATGGAGGGAGAGCTGGTGGTCAGGTTGAGGAGGGTTACGGGTCTGGGTATGGTGGGAGACAGAGCCGCCAAGAGGATGAAGGGTATGGATCGGGATATGGTCGTAAACCCAGCCATCAGGAGGAAGGTTATGGGTCAGGCTACGGTGGGAGGCCTAGTCGCCAGGATGACCAAGGGTATGGATCTGGGTATGGTGGGAGGTCTCAGCGAGAGGAGCAGGAGAACCCCTCTTATGGAACTGGTTATGGGCGGGACGAGCCTCAGCGTTATGGGCATGAAAGCCAGTACAAAAGTGGCGTTGGAGAGTATGGGTATGGTGGGAGTGAGTACCAGAGGAGTGAGGAGCAGGGATATGGTGGAGGTGGATACAAGAAGAGTGGCGAGGAGTATGGGTCTGGAGGGAGATCCAGCTATGGTGGGAGTGAGTACGAGAGGAGCGGGGAGCAGGGATATGGTGAGGGTGGATACAGGAAGACTAGCGAGGGGTATGGGTATGGAGAGAGGCCCAGCTATGGCGGTGGCGATGAGGGTGAAGGATATGGTCGCCCGAAACGA GGTGATGGATCTGATGATGAGGATGGACGAAAGAAGCATGGGCATCACAAGCACGGCCACCACCACCGCAACTATGATGAAGAATGA